A genomic region of Denticeps clupeoides chromosome 9, fDenClu1.1, whole genome shotgun sequence contains the following coding sequences:
- the map2 gene encoding microtubule-associated protein 2 isoform X6: MADGRQPEDSTPEWASPGAQGSSSPAAHGENGFFSSYRACQPAGAAASGPNYTAAKENGFNGDLATGHAVTAGAFSQGFSCIEQVSALIVQEVTAEAVAVLKGEQELHPDTAVRLPSVEDSTNLPPSPPPSPAAEHFGPLEQDVGDEEVAGPLRRFQNSRERCKFLAPSISVSVPEDDPYHSDEEYYEHPLFSPEWTRSGSRPSGQAAAFRQIEEEETLEALTAAEEEETAEAAATAAAVEEQEEQWSGDEPEQGTPDELLDQAEVLSEPQALPCLQAGPELEAASVATEDSNGRTDEAGWEESPEEGLKMDSDRPGRERTAPTGMDFAELERQLENVQHVTSNDQTHADDTPQASSQQSDTLSGQTSVEKQPLPEGLDSICIKSQPETHKGKVDEEPFWMPGGRKIEATVTVQSSDASVKKSTEIKGKVESAVLDKHGDVIKDKSGMSAYFETTTLKEDEVRVPGEGYYELSTAGNEKRVPSPPSQPEISYSALAQTQPAEDSRKSASEEQTILPPLDRKDDCRLSPGKLALEQRSYSLNIPIGGMDPGQGRPRNFTPLATDIMSYTSGSLDESADYLPVTTPSVEKLPAFPPLILESSASVTMPSSTPPLVTTNSSKTSPQTESPESPIPPKYYKNGTVMAPDLPEMLDLAGTRSRLMSENTDPEIMRRKSVPADVTALISDSLAQVALCDQSQKAAKSDGQLEDLGYCVFSEYSGPMPSPADAHSPMDSPPQIFTTMPSEEKDAGPAVTAESPKDKIDNVYKEPETLDKSLASVDKDVFATDDLKEQIAESMESPDQTSSEVGQTQADFFVTPTVTVTVDDSKAFGDRASFISTEIDAEIADYERQIRKLEMEDRPLSVEEERELQELREKVKNKPDLVHQEAYEEVDAEDVYQLTGVAKDRIARPIRPSPASSVESTTEEEKVNLEPERAKQPEITEAKLKEAMKLSTEKISVEAAETKKEEKPQDIVPQMKEDTEEHAKEKLIEEKTQPILEKPEEPTEPVAEKPDQINHPDLEKLEQSPEPVVFEMPEHIESADKMPEETIQNIPDKPDEFVLKNTEESAEAVCEVPEVPVGHAVKKPEEPIQPVLEKPEEPTAHILEKAGEHSPTLKAEVPTSPALEEHVPVCSAHEKSQEEKVEENLDMDEDIELAEEPQEFLLEPEMKPLEKKEEIPVPSVKEEAHEKEKDHEVLEGAGAPAEEPIEPCAAIESVVTVEDDFITVVQTIEEGEQPGHSVRFSAPPEEEAVQRLHQEEEEEDMEEESVELAQEVEMEAASLEEIPDVPEAAESPASPAKESEVVPESEMPTESYDDYKDETTIDDSILDSSWIDTQDDDRSMATEKIEPLPKVLSPAKKQVAEKPVKQKAKGVRVKGRVSTPERKPVRKEPLPLPREDIKKKKAVIKKAELPKKTEPQTRSPSRKSVLKTTVRHPRPAQHHVCAKRKPTVSADGRQPLSVARHSRDRTSIPIPSPLTKIPTSMSRVVAVLPPRPSSACSEPKKIPLLEAEVHGPRPSSAGPHDSISPNRYIAQDGGSRSPEKRSSLPRPASILTRRHHPAEPEESSTSITSSGSTAPRRPTSFRTEVRAEYRTGRAHSIAGRTETSRSRSARSGNSTPRTPGSSAITPGTPPSYSCRTPGTPGTPKSISLLSQEKKVAIIRTPPKSPATTPKQLRVINQPLPDLKNIRSKIGSTDNIKYQPKGGQVQIQSKKMNLSHVTSKCGSLDNIRHRPGGGNIRIESVKLDFKEKAHAKVGSLDNAHHTPGGGNIQIESHKLSFRDSAKARVDHGAEIVVQSPGLSPQHHSHMSSSGSINMLESPQLATLAEDVTAALAKQGL; the protein is encoded by the exons ATGGCAGACGGTCGGCAGCCCGAAGACAGCACGCCAGAGTGGGCATCTCCTGGAGCCCAGGGCTCCTCGTCCCCCGCTGCCCACGGCGAGAACGGCTTCTTCTCCTCCTACAGGGCGTGCCAGCCTGCTGGGGCAGCGGCGTCGGGCCCCAACTACACCGCTGCTAAAGAGAATGGCTTCAATGGTGACCTCGCCACCGGACACGCAGTGACAGCAG GTGCGTTTTCACAAGGCTTTTCATGCATCG AGCAAGTGTCGGCGCTGATCGTACAGGAGGTCACAGCTGAGGCGGTAGCCGTGCTGAAGGGAGAGCAGGAACTTCATCCGGACACGGCCGTGAGGCTTCCGTCAG TTGAAGATTCTACCAACCTGCCACCGAGTCCTCCACCATCTCCTGCTGCTGAGCATTTTGGACCCCTGGAGCAAG ATGTAGGGGATGAGGAGGTGGCTGGGCCTCTCCGACGCTTCCAAAATTCTCGAGAGAGGTGCAAGTTCCTCGCCCCCTCCATCTCTGTGTCTGTGCCCGAAGATGACCCCTACCACTCCGACGAGGAGTACTATGAGCACCCCTTGTTCAGCCCTGAGTGGACACGGTCTGGCTCTCGCCCGTCAGGGCAAGCCGCCGCATTTAGACAGATCGAAG AAGAAGAGACCTTAGAGGCTCTTACAgctgctgaggaggaggagactgcagaagcagcagcaacagcagcagctgttgAGGAGCAAGAGGAGCAGTGGAGTGGGGACGAACCTGAACAGGGGACCCCAGATGAGCTCCTAGATCAGGCAGAGGTCTTAAGTGAACCCCAGGCCCTGCCCTGTCTGCAGGCCGGGCCTGAGCTGGAGGCAGCTAGTGTTGCCACTGAAGACTCTAATGGGAGAACGGATGAGGCAGGGTGGGAGGAGAGCCCTGAGGAAG GCTTGAAGATGGACTCAGACAGGCCTGGGAGAGAGAGGACTGCACCCACTGGCATGGACTTTGCTGAGTTAGAGAGACAACTAGAGAATGTCCAGCACGTCACTTCTAATGACCAGACCCATGCTGATGACACTCCTCAGGCCTCATCTCAGCAATCTGACACTCTGTCTGGACAAACAAGTGTCGAGAAACAGCCCTTACCCGAAGGTCTGGACTCAATCTGTATAAAATCTCAGCCAGAGACACATAAAGGGAAGGTGGATGAAGAACCTTTTTGGATGCCAGGAGGAAGGAAAATAGAAGCAACTGTGACTGTCCAGTCATCAgatgcatctgtaaaaaaaagcactgaaatTAAGGGAAAGGTGGAAAGTGCAGTTCTTGACAAACATGGCGATGTCATTAAAGACAAGTCTGGCATGTCCGCCTACTTTGAGACAACAACTTTAAAGGAAGATGAAGTCAGAGTGCCAGGGGAAGGTTATTATGAGTTGAGCACAGCGGGAAATGAAAAGCGAGTCCCGTCTCCTCCCTCTCAACCTGAAATAAGTTACAGTGCACTGGCTCAGACACAGCCTGCAGAGGACAGTCGGAAGAGCGCTTCAGAAGAGCAAACCATTCTTCCGCCACTTGATAGGAAGGATGATTGTCGGCTCTCACCAGGAAAACTGGCCTTGGAGCAAAGAAGTTACTCCCTTAATATTCCCATTGGAGGCATGGATCCCGGTCAAGGCCGTCCAAGAAATTTCACTCCATTAGCTACAGATATCATGTCTTATACCAGTGGAAGCCTGGATGAGTCTGCTGACTATCTGCCAGTCACAACTCCATCTGTGGAGAAACTCCCTGCTTTCCCTCCCCTGATCCTGGAGAGTTCAGCCTCTGTCACCATGCCatcctccacaccacccctgGTAACTACCAATAGTTCAAAGACCAGCCCTCAGACAGAGTCTCCAGAGTCACCCATTCCTCCAAAGTACTACAAAAATGGGACAGTGATGGCTCCGGATCTTCCTGAAATGCTTGACCTGGCAGGTACCCGGTCAAGGTTGATGTCCGAAAACACAGACCCTGAGATAATGAGGAGGAAGTCTGTCCCTGCAGATGTTACTGCCCTGATAAGCGACTCTTTAGCTCAGGTAGCTCTATGTGACCAGAGTCAGAAAGCTGCAAAAAGTGATGGTCAGTTAGAGGACCTTGGCTACTGTGTCTTTAGCGAATATTCCGGCCCTATGCCTTCTCCTGCTGATGCTCACAGTCCAATGGATTCGCCACCTCAGATATTTACTACAATGCCATCAGAAGAAAAGGATGCAGGTCCTGCAGTAACagctgagagtcctaaagacaAAATAGATAATGTCTACAAAGAGCCCGAAACACTTGACAAATCTCTGGCTTCAGTTGACAAAGATGTGTTTGCAACGGATGATCTGAAAGAACAAATAGCTGAGAGTATGGAATCTCCAGATCAGACTAGTTCTGAAGTGGGGCAGACCCAAGCTGACTTTTTTGTTACCCCAACAGTGACAGTAACTGTAGATGATTCGAAGGCTTTTGGTGACAGAGCCAGCTTTATTTCAACAGAAATAGATGCGGAGATAGCTGATTATGAAAGGCAAATCCGTAAACTTGAAATGGAAGACAGACCACTGAGTGTGGAAGAGGAACGTGAGCTGCAGGAACTGAGGGAGAAAGTGAAAAACAAGCCTGACCTTGTGCACCAGGAGGCCTACGAGGAGGTAGATGCTGAGGACGTATATCAGCTTACGGGAGTAGCAAAAGACAGGATCGCAAGACCCATAAGACCATCTCCTGCATCATCAGTAGAGAGTACTACAGAGGAGGAAAAAGTAAACCTCGAGCCAGAGAGGGCCAAACAACCTGAAATAACTGAAGCCAAATTAAAAGAAGCCATGAAATTATCTACAGAAAAGATATCAGTAGAAGCGGCTGAGACTAAAAAGGAAGAGAAACCTCAGGATATAGTACCACAGATGAAAGAAGACACAGAAGAACATGCCAAAGAGAAACTGATTGAGGAGAAAACTCAACCCATACTTGAAAAGCCCGAGGAGCCTACTGAACCAGTTGCTGAAAAGCCAGACCAAATAAATCATCCTGATCTTGAAAAGCTAGAGCAGTCTCCTGAACCAGTTGTTTTTGAAATGCCAGAACATATTGAGTCTGCTGACAAAATGCCAGAGGAGACTATCCAAAACATTCCTGACAAGCCAGATGAGTTTGTTCTAAAAAATACTGAAGAATCAGCTGAAGCTGTTTGTGAAGTGCCAGAGGTTCCTGTTGGACATGCTGTCAAAAAGCCAGAGGAGCCTATCCAGCCAGTTCTTGAAAAGCCAGAAGAGCCTACTGCACATATTCTTGAAAAGGCAGGGGAGCATAGTCCCACTCTTAAAGCAGAGGTACCTACCTCACCTGCTCTTGAGGAACATGTTCCTGTTTGCAGTGCACATGAAAAGTCACAGGAGGAGAAGGTGGAAGAGAACTTGGACATGGATGAGGACATTGAATTAGCTGAGGAGCCACAGGAGTTTCTGCTGGAACCAGAAATGAAGCCTTtagaaaagaaagaggagatACCTGTCCCCAGTGTTAAGGAAGAGGCACATGAGAAGGAAAAGGACCATGAGGTATTGGAAGGAGCTGGTGCCCCAGCAGAGGAACCAATAGAGCCTTGTGCTGCCATCGAGTCTGTAGTCACCGTGGAGGATGATTTCATCACAGTCGTGCAGACCATTGAAGAGGGAGAGCAGCCAGGGCACAGCGTGCGCTTCTCTGCCCCTCCAGAAGAGGAAGCTGTGCAGAGGCTCcatcaggaggaagaggaggaggatatGGAGGAGGAGTCTGTTGAATTAGCACAGGAAGTTGAGATGGAAGCAGCCAGTCTGGAGGAGATTCCTGATGTCCCGGAAGCTGCTGAGTCCCCTGCCTCACCTGCGAAGGAGTCAGAGGTTGTACCCGAGTCTGAAATGCCTACTGAAAGTTATGATGACTACAAGGATGAGACTACTATTGATGATTCTATCTTAGACAGCTCCTGGATAGATACTCAAG ATGATGACAGGAGCATGGCCACTGAGAAAATTGAGCCTCTACCCAAAGTGCTGAGTCCTGCGAAAAAGCAAGTAGCTGAGAAACCTGTAAAGCAGAAAGCCAAGGGGGTCAGGGTAAAGGGTCGAGTGTCCACTCCTGAGCGAAAGCCAGTGCGTAAAGAGCCTCTTCCCCTTCCCCGGGAGGacataaagaagaaaaaag CTGTGATTAAGAAGGCTGAACTCcctaaaaaaacagaacctCAGACTCGCTCTCCCTCCCGGAAAAGTGTTCTAAAGACTACAGTCAGACATCCTAGGCCTGCCCAACATCATGTGTGTGCTAAGAGGAAACCCACAG TTTCTGCTGATGGACGGCAACCACTCAGTGTGGCGAGACACTCACGGGACAGGACTTCT ATCCCCATCCCCTCTCCACTAACAAAGATCCCCACATCTATGTCACGCGTGGTGGCTGTCCTTCCGCCACGCCCCAGCTCTGCCTGCTCCGAACCTAAAAAAATCCCTCTACTGGAGGCTGAGGTGCATGGGCCACGCCCTTCCTCTGCTGGCCCCCATGACTCCATCTCACCAAACAGATACATAGCACAG GATGGAGGCTCACGGAGCCCAGAGAAGAGGTCATCCCTGCCCAGGCCTGCCTCCATCCTGACCCGACGCCATCACCCGGCCGAGCCTGAGGAGAGCTCCACCTCCATCACCAGTTCTGGGTCCACAGCTCCACGCCGGCCCACAT CTTTTCGAACTGAGGTCAGAGCAGAGTATAGGACGGGAAGAGCTCACAGCATTGCAGGCA GGACAGAGACGTCCCGGTCCCGCTCGGCCCGCAGTGGCAACTCCACACCCCGTACTCCTGGCTCTTCAGCCATCACCCCTGGCACCCCACCCAGCTACTCCTGCCGCACCCCGGGAACCCCCGGCACACCCAAATCCATCAGCCTGTTGTCCCAGGAGAAGAAAGTGGCCATCATTCGCACACCGCCCAAGTCCCCCGCCACCACACCCAAGCAGCTACGCGTCATCAACCAGCCACTACCCGACCTGAAGAACATTAGGTCCAAGATCGGCTCCACGGACAACATCAAGTATCAGCCAAAAGGGGGGCAG GTTCAAATTCAGAGCAAGAAGATGAACCTGAGTCATGTGACGTCCAAGTGTGGCTCGCTGGATAATATTCGCCATCGGCCAG GAGGTGGAAATATTCGCATTGAAAGTGTGAAGCTGGACTTCAAAGAAAAAGCCCACGCTAAAGTGGGCTCTCTTGATAATGCCCACCACACCCCTGGTGGAGGAAACATCCAG ATTGAGAGCCACAAGCTTTCATTTCGGGACTCAGCTAAGGCCCGTGTGGACCATGGAGCTGAGATTGTTGTCCAGTCACCAGGGCTGTCCCCACAGCACCATAGCCACATGTCGTCCTCTGGCAGCATCAATATGCTCGAGTCCCCTCAGCTGGCCACCCTGGCAGAGGATGTCACCGCTGCCCTGGCCAAGCAGGGCTTGTGA
- the map2 gene encoding microtubule-associated protein 2 isoform X5: protein MADGRQPEDSTPEWASPGAQGSSSPAAHGENGFFSSYRACQPAGAAASGPNYTAAKENGFNGDLATGHAVTAGAFSQGFSCIEQVSALIVQEVTAEAVAVLKGEQELHPDTAVRLPSVEDSTNLPPSPPPSPAAEHFGPLEQDVGDEEVAGPLRRFQNSRERCKFLAPSISVSVPEDDPYHSDEEYYEHPLFSPEWTRSGSRPSGQAAAFRQIEEEETLEALTAAEEEETAEAAATAAAVEEQEEQWSGDEPEQGTPDELLDQAEVLSEPQALPCLQAGPELEAASVATEDSNGRTDEAGWEESPEEGLKMDSDRPGRERTAPTGMDFAELERQLENVQHVTSNDQTHADDTPQASSQQSDTLSGQTSVEKQPLPEGLDSICIKSQPETHKGKVDEEPFWMPGGRKIEATVTVQSSDASVKKSTEIKGKVESAVLDKHGDVIKDKSGMSAYFETTTLKEDEVRVPGEGYYELSTAGNEKRVPSPPSQPEISYSALAQTQPAEDSRKSASEEQTILPPLDRKDDCRLSPGKLALEQRSYSLNIPIGGMDPGQGRPRNFTPLATDIMSYTSGSLDESADYLPVTTPSVEKLPAFPPLILESSASVTMPSSTPPLVTTNSSKTSPQTESPESPIPPKYYKNGTVMAPDLPEMLDLAGTRSRLMSENTDPEIMRRKSVPADVTALISDSLAQVALCDQSQKAAKSDGQLEDLGYCVFSEYSGPMPSPADAHSPMDSPPQIFTTMPSEEKDAGPAVTAESPKDKIDNVYKEPETLDKSLASVDKDVFATDDLKEQIAESMESPDQTSSEVGQTQADFFVTPTVTVTVDDSKAFGDRASFISTEIDAEIADYERQIRKLEMEDRPLSVEEERELQELREKVKNKPDLVHQEAYEEVDAEDVYQLTGVAKDRIARPIRPSPASSVESTTEEEKVNLEPERAKQPEITEAKLKEAMKLSTEKISVEAAETKKEEKPQDIVPQMKEDTEEHAKEKLIEEKTQPILEKPEEPTEPVAEKPDQINHPDLEKLEQSPEPVVFEMPEHIESADKMPEETIQNIPDKPDEFVLKNTEESAEAVCEVPEVPVGHAVKKPEEPIQPVLEKPEEPTAHILEKAGEHSPTLKAEVPTSPALEEHVPVCSAHEKSQEEKVEENLDMDEDIELAEEPQEFLLEPEMKPLEKKEEIPVPSVKEEAHEKEKDHEVLEGAGAPAEEPIEPCAAIESVVTVEDDFITVVQTIEEGEQPGHSVRFSAPPEEEAVQRLHQEEEEEDMEEESVELAQEVEMEAASLEEIPDVPEAAESPASPAKESEVVPESEMPTESYDDYKDETTIDDSILDSSWIDTQDDDRSMATEKIEPLPKVLSPAKKQVAEKPVKQKAKGVRVKGRVSTPERKPVRKEPLPLPREDIKKKKAVIKKAELPKKTEPQTRSPSRKSVLKTTVRHPRPAQHHVCAKRKPTVSADGRQPLSVARHSRDRTSIPIPSPLTKIPTSMSRVVAVLPPRPSSACSEPKKIPLLEAEVHGPRPSSAGPHDSISPNRYIAQDGGSRSPEKRSSLPRPASILTRRHHPAEPEESSTSITSSGSTAPRRPTWTETSRSRSARSGNSTPRTPGSSAITPGTPPSYSCRTPGTPGTPKSISLLSQEKKVAIIRTPPKSPATTPKQLRVINQPLPDLKNIRSKIGSTDNIKYQPKGGQILILNKKLDLSHIQSKCGSKDNLKHSPIGGNVQIQSKKMNLSHVTSKCGSLDNIRHRPGGGNIRIESVKLDFKEKAHAKVGSLDNAHHTPGGGNIQIESHKLSFRDSAKARVDHGAEIVVQSPGLSPQHHSHMSSSGSINMLESPQLATLAEDVTAALAKQGL from the exons ATGGCAGACGGTCGGCAGCCCGAAGACAGCACGCCAGAGTGGGCATCTCCTGGAGCCCAGGGCTCCTCGTCCCCCGCTGCCCACGGCGAGAACGGCTTCTTCTCCTCCTACAGGGCGTGCCAGCCTGCTGGGGCAGCGGCGTCGGGCCCCAACTACACCGCTGCTAAAGAGAATGGCTTCAATGGTGACCTCGCCACCGGACACGCAGTGACAGCAG GTGCGTTTTCACAAGGCTTTTCATGCATCG AGCAAGTGTCGGCGCTGATCGTACAGGAGGTCACAGCTGAGGCGGTAGCCGTGCTGAAGGGAGAGCAGGAACTTCATCCGGACACGGCCGTGAGGCTTCCGTCAG TTGAAGATTCTACCAACCTGCCACCGAGTCCTCCACCATCTCCTGCTGCTGAGCATTTTGGACCCCTGGAGCAAG ATGTAGGGGATGAGGAGGTGGCTGGGCCTCTCCGACGCTTCCAAAATTCTCGAGAGAGGTGCAAGTTCCTCGCCCCCTCCATCTCTGTGTCTGTGCCCGAAGATGACCCCTACCACTCCGACGAGGAGTACTATGAGCACCCCTTGTTCAGCCCTGAGTGGACACGGTCTGGCTCTCGCCCGTCAGGGCAAGCCGCCGCATTTAGACAGATCGAAG AAGAAGAGACCTTAGAGGCTCTTACAgctgctgaggaggaggagactgcagaagcagcagcaacagcagcagctgttgAGGAGCAAGAGGAGCAGTGGAGTGGGGACGAACCTGAACAGGGGACCCCAGATGAGCTCCTAGATCAGGCAGAGGTCTTAAGTGAACCCCAGGCCCTGCCCTGTCTGCAGGCCGGGCCTGAGCTGGAGGCAGCTAGTGTTGCCACTGAAGACTCTAATGGGAGAACGGATGAGGCAGGGTGGGAGGAGAGCCCTGAGGAAG GCTTGAAGATGGACTCAGACAGGCCTGGGAGAGAGAGGACTGCACCCACTGGCATGGACTTTGCTGAGTTAGAGAGACAACTAGAGAATGTCCAGCACGTCACTTCTAATGACCAGACCCATGCTGATGACACTCCTCAGGCCTCATCTCAGCAATCTGACACTCTGTCTGGACAAACAAGTGTCGAGAAACAGCCCTTACCCGAAGGTCTGGACTCAATCTGTATAAAATCTCAGCCAGAGACACATAAAGGGAAGGTGGATGAAGAACCTTTTTGGATGCCAGGAGGAAGGAAAATAGAAGCAACTGTGACTGTCCAGTCATCAgatgcatctgtaaaaaaaagcactgaaatTAAGGGAAAGGTGGAAAGTGCAGTTCTTGACAAACATGGCGATGTCATTAAAGACAAGTCTGGCATGTCCGCCTACTTTGAGACAACAACTTTAAAGGAAGATGAAGTCAGAGTGCCAGGGGAAGGTTATTATGAGTTGAGCACAGCGGGAAATGAAAAGCGAGTCCCGTCTCCTCCCTCTCAACCTGAAATAAGTTACAGTGCACTGGCTCAGACACAGCCTGCAGAGGACAGTCGGAAGAGCGCTTCAGAAGAGCAAACCATTCTTCCGCCACTTGATAGGAAGGATGATTGTCGGCTCTCACCAGGAAAACTGGCCTTGGAGCAAAGAAGTTACTCCCTTAATATTCCCATTGGAGGCATGGATCCCGGTCAAGGCCGTCCAAGAAATTTCACTCCATTAGCTACAGATATCATGTCTTATACCAGTGGAAGCCTGGATGAGTCTGCTGACTATCTGCCAGTCACAACTCCATCTGTGGAGAAACTCCCTGCTTTCCCTCCCCTGATCCTGGAGAGTTCAGCCTCTGTCACCATGCCatcctccacaccacccctgGTAACTACCAATAGTTCAAAGACCAGCCCTCAGACAGAGTCTCCAGAGTCACCCATTCCTCCAAAGTACTACAAAAATGGGACAGTGATGGCTCCGGATCTTCCTGAAATGCTTGACCTGGCAGGTACCCGGTCAAGGTTGATGTCCGAAAACACAGACCCTGAGATAATGAGGAGGAAGTCTGTCCCTGCAGATGTTACTGCCCTGATAAGCGACTCTTTAGCTCAGGTAGCTCTATGTGACCAGAGTCAGAAAGCTGCAAAAAGTGATGGTCAGTTAGAGGACCTTGGCTACTGTGTCTTTAGCGAATATTCCGGCCCTATGCCTTCTCCTGCTGATGCTCACAGTCCAATGGATTCGCCACCTCAGATATTTACTACAATGCCATCAGAAGAAAAGGATGCAGGTCCTGCAGTAACagctgagagtcctaaagacaAAATAGATAATGTCTACAAAGAGCCCGAAACACTTGACAAATCTCTGGCTTCAGTTGACAAAGATGTGTTTGCAACGGATGATCTGAAAGAACAAATAGCTGAGAGTATGGAATCTCCAGATCAGACTAGTTCTGAAGTGGGGCAGACCCAAGCTGACTTTTTTGTTACCCCAACAGTGACAGTAACTGTAGATGATTCGAAGGCTTTTGGTGACAGAGCCAGCTTTATTTCAACAGAAATAGATGCGGAGATAGCTGATTATGAAAGGCAAATCCGTAAACTTGAAATGGAAGACAGACCACTGAGTGTGGAAGAGGAACGTGAGCTGCAGGAACTGAGGGAGAAAGTGAAAAACAAGCCTGACCTTGTGCACCAGGAGGCCTACGAGGAGGTAGATGCTGAGGACGTATATCAGCTTACGGGAGTAGCAAAAGACAGGATCGCAAGACCCATAAGACCATCTCCTGCATCATCAGTAGAGAGTACTACAGAGGAGGAAAAAGTAAACCTCGAGCCAGAGAGGGCCAAACAACCTGAAATAACTGAAGCCAAATTAAAAGAAGCCATGAAATTATCTACAGAAAAGATATCAGTAGAAGCGGCTGAGACTAAAAAGGAAGAGAAACCTCAGGATATAGTACCACAGATGAAAGAAGACACAGAAGAACATGCCAAAGAGAAACTGATTGAGGAGAAAACTCAACCCATACTTGAAAAGCCCGAGGAGCCTACTGAACCAGTTGCTGAAAAGCCAGACCAAATAAATCATCCTGATCTTGAAAAGCTAGAGCAGTCTCCTGAACCAGTTGTTTTTGAAATGCCAGAACATATTGAGTCTGCTGACAAAATGCCAGAGGAGACTATCCAAAACATTCCTGACAAGCCAGATGAGTTTGTTCTAAAAAATACTGAAGAATCAGCTGAAGCTGTTTGTGAAGTGCCAGAGGTTCCTGTTGGACATGCTGTCAAAAAGCCAGAGGAGCCTATCCAGCCAGTTCTTGAAAAGCCAGAAGAGCCTACTGCACATATTCTTGAAAAGGCAGGGGAGCATAGTCCCACTCTTAAAGCAGAGGTACCTACCTCACCTGCTCTTGAGGAACATGTTCCTGTTTGCAGTGCACATGAAAAGTCACAGGAGGAGAAGGTGGAAGAGAACTTGGACATGGATGAGGACATTGAATTAGCTGAGGAGCCACAGGAGTTTCTGCTGGAACCAGAAATGAAGCCTTtagaaaagaaagaggagatACCTGTCCCCAGTGTTAAGGAAGAGGCACATGAGAAGGAAAAGGACCATGAGGTATTGGAAGGAGCTGGTGCCCCAGCAGAGGAACCAATAGAGCCTTGTGCTGCCATCGAGTCTGTAGTCACCGTGGAGGATGATTTCATCACAGTCGTGCAGACCATTGAAGAGGGAGAGCAGCCAGGGCACAGCGTGCGCTTCTCTGCCCCTCCAGAAGAGGAAGCTGTGCAGAGGCTCcatcaggaggaagaggaggaggatatGGAGGAGGAGTCTGTTGAATTAGCACAGGAAGTTGAGATGGAAGCAGCCAGTCTGGAGGAGATTCCTGATGTCCCGGAAGCTGCTGAGTCCCCTGCCTCACCTGCGAAGGAGTCAGAGGTTGTACCCGAGTCTGAAATGCCTACTGAAAGTTATGATGACTACAAGGATGAGACTACTATTGATGATTCTATCTTAGACAGCTCCTGGATAGATACTCAAG ATGATGACAGGAGCATGGCCACTGAGAAAATTGAGCCTCTACCCAAAGTGCTGAGTCCTGCGAAAAAGCAAGTAGCTGAGAAACCTGTAAAGCAGAAAGCCAAGGGGGTCAGGGTAAAGGGTCGAGTGTCCACTCCTGAGCGAAAGCCAGTGCGTAAAGAGCCTCTTCCCCTTCCCCGGGAGGacataaagaagaaaaaag CTGTGATTAAGAAGGCTGAACTCcctaaaaaaacagaacctCAGACTCGCTCTCCCTCCCGGAAAAGTGTTCTAAAGACTACAGTCAGACATCCTAGGCCTGCCCAACATCATGTGTGTGCTAAGAGGAAACCCACAG TTTCTGCTGATGGACGGCAACCACTCAGTGTGGCGAGACACTCACGGGACAGGACTTCT ATCCCCATCCCCTCTCCACTAACAAAGATCCCCACATCTATGTCACGCGTGGTGGCTGTCCTTCCGCCACGCCCCAGCTCTGCCTGCTCCGAACCTAAAAAAATCCCTCTACTGGAGGCTGAGGTGCATGGGCCACGCCCTTCCTCTGCTGGCCCCCATGACTCCATCTCACCAAACAGATACATAGCACAG GATGGAGGCTCACGGAGCCCAGAGAAGAGGTCATCCCTGCCCAGGCCTGCCTCCATCCTGACCCGACGCCATCACCCGGCCGAGCCTGAGGAGAGCTCCACCTCCATCACCAGTTCTGGGTCCACAGCTCCACGCCGGCCCACAT GGACAGAGACGTCCCGGTCCCGCTCGGCCCGCAGTGGCAACTCCACACCCCGTACTCCTGGCTCTTCAGCCATCACCCCTGGCACCCCACCCAGCTACTCCTGCCGCACCCCGGGAACCCCCGGCACACCCAAATCCATCAGCCTGTTGTCCCAGGAGAAGAAAGTGGCCATCATTCGCACACCGCCCAAGTCCCCCGCCACCACACCCAAGCAGCTACGCGTCATCAACCAGCCACTACCCGACCTGAAGAACATTAGGTCCAAGATCGGCTCCACGGACAACATCAAGTATCAGCCAAAAGGGGGGCAG ATTCTGATTTTAAACAAGAAGCTGGACTTGAGTCATATACAGTCAAAGTGTGGATCCAAGGATAATCTGAAGCATTCACCCATTGGAGGCAAT GTTCAAATTCAGAGCAAGAAGATGAACCTGAGTCATGTGACGTCCAAGTGTGGCTCGCTGGATAATATTCGCCATCGGCCAG GAGGTGGAAATATTCGCATTGAAAGTGTGAAGCTGGACTTCAAAGAAAAAGCCCACGCTAAAGTGGGCTCTCTTGATAATGCCCACCACACCCCTGGTGGAGGAAACATCCAG ATTGAGAGCCACAAGCTTTCATTTCGGGACTCAGCTAAGGCCCGTGTGGACCATGGAGCTGAGATTGTTGTCCAGTCACCAGGGCTGTCCCCACAGCACCATAGCCACATGTCGTCCTCTGGCAGCATCAATATGCTCGAGTCCCCTCAGCTGGCCACCCTGGCAGAGGATGTCACCGCTGCCCTGGCCAAGCAGGGCTTGTGA